In Candidatus Desulfatibia profunda, the following proteins share a genomic window:
- a CDS encoding PTS sugar transporter subunit IIA — MIGIVIATHSQLGDALIDTAEFIIGKRPETTVSVSMNLHEDVDKLREKMVKGIKAVNQNAGVLILTDMFGGTPSNLSYSFLEEGRVEVISGVNLPMLVKALDSREKTELSQLAAELEAFGKKSISLASGILKGNKQK, encoded by the coding sequence ATGATAGGCATAGTGATTGCTACCCACAGCCAGCTTGGAGATGCGCTCATCGACACTGCGGAATTCATCATCGGCAAACGCCCCGAAACCACGGTTTCGGTTTCCATGAATTTGCACGAAGATGTCGACAAGCTGCGCGAAAAAATGGTCAAAGGAATCAAAGCGGTGAACCAAAATGCAGGCGTCCTTATTCTTACGGACATGTTCGGAGGAACCCCTTCCAATTTAAGTTATTCATTTCTTGAAGAAGGACGGGTGGAAGTCATATCCGGAGTGAACCTTCCCATGCTGGTCAAGGCTTTGGATTCGCGGGAAAAAACGGAACTCAGCCAGCTTGCAGCAGAACTGGAGGCTTTCGGAAAAAAGAGTATTTCACTTGCCAGTGGAATATTGAAAGGAAACAAGCAAAAATAA
- the gap gene encoding type I glyceraldehyde-3-phosphate dehydrogenase: MSIKLGINGFGRIGRLVFRATLDHPDVEVVAVNDLTDSNTMAHLLVYDSVHGKLNRKVVAKDNAIEVDGKSIAITSIKDPASLPWKDLGVDIVAECTGLFRDHGNASKHLAAGARKVIISAPAQEPDVTIVMGVNSNQYDPRNHHIISNASCTTNCLAPVAKVLLENFGLKSGLMTTIHAYTGDQRLLDFPHKDLRRARAAGLSMIPTTTGAAKAVALVLPELAGKLNGLAIRIPTPNVSLVDFVATVEKSGVTVADVNDALKEASEKSLAGILGFSTLPLVSCDFNGSTLSSIVDAPTTYVVANMVKVLAWYDNEVGYSCRMVDLAAMIGSQL; this comes from the coding sequence ATGAGTATTAAATTGGGTATCAACGGATTTGGAAGAATTGGTCGCCTTGTTTTTAGAGCCACGCTCGATCATCCTGATGTCGAGGTTGTCGCCGTAAATGACTTGACAGATTCGAACACAATGGCCCATCTTCTCGTCTACGATTCTGTTCACGGAAAACTGAACCGGAAAGTTGTCGCTAAAGATAACGCCATTGAAGTTGATGGAAAATCAATTGCGATTACGTCTATAAAAGATCCCGCCAGCTTGCCCTGGAAAGATCTTGGCGTTGACATCGTCGCTGAGTGTACCGGTCTTTTCAGGGATCATGGTAACGCATCCAAGCATCTTGCCGCCGGCGCGCGTAAAGTGATCATCTCCGCACCTGCCCAGGAGCCTGACGTTACGATTGTCATGGGAGTCAACTCCAATCAGTATGATCCCAGAAATCATCATATTATCTCGAATGCCTCCTGTACAACCAACTGTCTGGCACCGGTCGCCAAGGTTCTGCTTGAAAATTTCGGCCTGAAAAGCGGGCTCATGACGACAATTCATGCCTACACGGGTGACCAGCGCCTGCTCGATTTTCCGCACAAGGATCTTCGCCGGGCCAGGGCGGCGGGGCTGTCCATGATTCCGACGACGACCGGTGCAGCCAAGGCGGTCGCCCTGGTGCTTCCGGAATTGGCCGGCAAGCTCAACGGCTTAGCCATTCGCATCCCCACACCGAACGTTTCACTGGTTGATTTCGTCGCAACCGTTGAAAAGTCCGGTGTAACTGTCGCGGATGTCAACGACGCTTTAAAAGAAGCTTCGGAAAAATCGCTGGCAGGAATCCTTGGTTTCAGCACTCTCCCGCTGGTTTCCTGTGATTTCAACGGCTCGACCTTGTCTTCGATCGTCGATGCACCGACTACCTATGTCGTTGCCAATATGGTCAAAGTGCTCGCTTGGTATGACAATGAGGTCGGATATTCCTGCCGCATGGTCGATCTGGCAGCCATGATCGGGAGCCAACTTTAA
- a CDS encoding triose-phosphate isomerase — MNTRRPLIAGNWKMFKTCSEAVDTARGLLERVATAAGVDVMIAPPFTALAPVAEAVKDSVVLLGAQNLFWEKEGAYTGEISAAMLVSAGCRYVIIGHSERRQYFGETDETVNKKIKAAINSKLIPIMCVGETEKERDANETLAVLDRQFQKGLEGFCADDLAMLVIAYEPVWAIGTGKTATSDQAQQAHRFLRTLLEKRFGNVLAKSTRILYGGSVKLNNIDELMAMPDIDGALVGGASLSAETFSQIVRFKQ; from the coding sequence ATGAACACTCGCCGACCCCTGATCGCCGGAAACTGGAAGATGTTTAAAACCTGCAGCGAAGCTGTGGACACCGCCCGCGGGCTCTTGGAACGCGTCGCAACCGCTGCCGGCGTGGACGTGATGATTGCCCCGCCTTTTACCGCTCTGGCGCCGGTGGCCGAGGCTGTCAAAGACAGTGTTGTCCTGCTGGGCGCCCAGAATCTTTTCTGGGAAAAAGAAGGTGCTTATACCGGTGAAATTTCCGCCGCCATGCTGGTTTCCGCAGGTTGCCGGTATGTTATCATCGGCCACTCTGAGCGGCGTCAATACTTTGGGGAAACGGACGAAACCGTCAACAAAAAGATCAAAGCCGCCATCAATAGCAAACTGATACCGATCATGTGCGTCGGAGAGACTGAAAAAGAACGCGATGCCAATGAAACCCTTGCCGTACTTGATCGGCAGTTCCAAAAGGGATTGGAAGGGTTCTGCGCTGATGACCTGGCAATGCTGGTGATTGCCTATGAACCGGTCTGGGCCATCGGCACCGGCAAAACCGCAACCAGCGATCAAGCGCAACAAGCCCACCGGTTTTTGCGCACATTGCTCGAAAAAAGATTTGGGAATGTGCTTGCTAAATCTACCAGAATCCTGTATGGAGGGAGCGTTAAACTGAATAATATCGATGAACTGATGGCGATGCCCGATATCGACGGGGCGCTGGTGGGCGGCGCCAGTTTGAGTGCTGAAACGTTCAGCCAAATCGTTCGCTTTAAACAATAA
- the secG gene encoding preprotein translocase subunit SecG yields MSLFLIILHVVVCIALIMIVLLQTGKGADMGAAFGGGSSQTLFGSTGASTFLGKATTVAAVIFMLTSLGLAYISSHRGGKSIMTDKKAPIEQPAAQTAPAIPDKGAQPAPAKTSPVQPAQAETGSKK; encoded by the coding sequence ATGTCATTATTTTTAATTATATTGCATGTAGTCGTCTGTATCGCCCTGATTATGATCGTTTTGTTGCAAACCGGCAAAGGGGCCGACATGGGCGCTGCTTTTGGCGGAGGTTCCAGCCAGACCCTGTTCGGAAGTACCGGCGCATCCACTTTCCTGGGCAAAGCGACCACGGTGGCTGCCGTTATTTTTATGCTAACATCGTTGGGGCTTGCGTACATATCCAGTCATCGCGGCGGAAAATCGATTATGACGGATAAAAAAGCGCCCATTGAACAACCGGCAGCGCAGACCGCACCGGCCATACCGGATAAAGGTGCGCAACCTGCACCGGCAAAAACTTCGCCGGTCCAACCGGCGCAAGCTGAAACAGGTTCTAAGAAATAA
- a CDS encoding type II toxin-antitoxin system HicA family toxin, whose protein sequence is MDGRKIIKILKQNGWYEIAKVGSHTQFRHPERKGRVTVPHPKKDVPIGTLKSIERQSGIKFS, encoded by the coding sequence ATGGATGGCCGGAAAATTATCAAAATACTCAAGCAAAATGGGTGGTACGAAATTGCAAAAGTCGGCTCTCACACCCAATTCCGGCATCCAGAGCGAAAAGGACGAGTCACCGTTCCACATCCCAAGAAGGACGTACCGATTGGCACATTGAAAAGTATCGAGCGCCAGTCAGGTATCAAATTCAGTTGA
- a CDS encoding type II toxin-antitoxin system HicB family antitoxin, whose amino-acid sequence MANYIAIVHKEAKSDFGVSFPDFPGCITAGKNIDEAKDMAQEALTLHIQGMLEDGEQLPGPTRLEEIMGDPDFANAIAYLVVSVPDAKPRTVRVNVTVPEMALKQIDAAAKKRGMSRSSFLVHAAQNAIQSIRSDVSA is encoded by the coding sequence ATGGCGAACTATATTGCTATCGTTCATAAAGAAGCCAAATCAGATTTCGGCGTATCGTTTCCAGATTTTCCCGGATGCATCACCGCTGGAAAAAATATCGATGAAGCCAAGGATATGGCTCAGGAGGCTCTCACCCTTCACATCCAGGGCATGCTCGAAGACGGCGAACAATTGCCTGGACCCACCAGGCTCGAAGAAATCATGGGCGATCCCGATTTCGCCAATGCGATCGCTTATTTGGTCGTTTCAGTACCTGATGCCAAACCCCGTACAGTCAGGGTGAATGTTACCGTGCCTGAAATGGCACTAAAACAGATCGATGCCGCTGCTAAAAAACGAGGTATGTCCAGATCGTCATTCTTAGTTCATGCCGCGCAGAATGCTATCCAATCTATCCGGTCCGATGTATCTGCCTGA
- a CDS encoding type II toxin-antitoxin system RelE/ParE family toxin yields the protein MSQKYEIIWAVVAENDLKGIVEYIATDSPANALKIFKRIKQKASNLYTLPERGRIVPELKDQGILLYRELIIPPWRIIYRISEMKVYVLSVLDDRQNVEDILLKRFIYPE from the coding sequence ATGAGCCAGAAGTATGAAATTATATGGGCTGTTGTTGCAGAGAATGATTTAAAAGGAATTGTGGAATATATCGCAACAGACAGCCCTGCCAATGCATTAAAAATATTTAAAAGGATTAAACAAAAAGCATCAAATCTTTATACCCTTCCTGAAAGAGGCCGGATAGTACCTGAACTTAAAGATCAGGGCATCTTGCTGTATCGTGAATTAATCATCCCTCCCTGGAGAATTATATACAGAATATCGGAAATGAAAGTTTATGTTTTATCTGTTTTAGATGATAGGCAGAACGTTGAGGATATCCTGTTGAAAAGATTTATTTATCCTGAATAA
- a CDS encoding type II toxin-antitoxin system Phd/YefM family antitoxin, producing the protein MNITSDIKSVTYLKSKAADLLNQINETHRPVIITQNGEPRAVLQDPKSYENMRNAIGILKLVSQGEGDIRDGRVKSQEDVFKDIEATLKEKLK; encoded by the coding sequence ATGAATATTACAAGTGATATAAAGTCTGTTACATATCTTAAGTCAAAGGCAGCCGATTTGCTTAATCAAATCAACGAAACCCATCGCCCTGTCATAATAACACAGAATGGAGAACCAAGAGCTGTGCTTCAAGATCCTAAAAGTTATGAAAATATGCGTAATGCCATCGGTATATTGAAGCTGGTCTCACAGGGTGAAGGGGATATAAGGGATGGTAGGGTCAAATCTCAGGAGGATGTGTTTAAAGACATTGAAGCCACATTGAAAGAAAAACTTAAATGA